A genomic window from Caballeronia sp. SBC1 includes:
- the iscA gene encoding iron-sulfur cluster assembly protein IscA, which produces MAITLTDKAAQHVQKYLVRRGKGVGLRVGVRTTGCSGLAYKLEYVDELAPEDQVFESAGVKIIVDPKSLAYIDGTELDFAREGLNEGFKFNNPNVKDECGCGESFRV; this is translated from the coding sequence ATGGCAATCACGTTGACGGACAAGGCAGCACAACACGTGCAGAAATATCTGGTTCGACGCGGCAAGGGCGTTGGCCTGCGCGTCGGCGTGCGCACAACCGGCTGCTCGGGCCTCGCTTACAAGCTCGAGTATGTGGACGAACTCGCCCCGGAAGACCAGGTGTTCGAGTCGGCCGGCGTGAAGATCATTGTCGATCCGAAGAGCCTGGCTTATATCGACGGCACCGAGCTGGATTTTGCGCGCGAAGGGCTGAACGAAGGGTTCAAGTTCAATAACCCGAACGTGAAAGACGAGTGCGGTTGCGGCGAGTCGTTTCGCGTATAG
- a CDS encoding histone deacetylase gives MKAFYSDRFVLPLPAGHRFPMQKYYLLRERVQAELPNVVLDEAPIAADSELARVHAVDYIERVATGALDAREQREIGFPWSPEMVERSRRSVGATIAACHAARQEGFAVNLAGGTHHSYSSHGGGFCVFNDAAVAARALQAGSRAGGQRMPHIAIVDLDVHQGDGTASIFQNDPSVFTLSLHGTSNYPFSKEIGDLDVALPDGCGDDAYAEALSGALSTMFERFEPVMLIYLAGADPHVDDRLGRLALSVDGLAKRDSLVFSAAARRDLPVAITMAGGYGRDIDVTVDIHLQTIQLAAVAFGARRDSCSPDTLRSANFI, from the coding sequence ATGAAAGCCTTTTATAGCGATCGGTTTGTATTGCCGCTGCCGGCCGGCCATCGGTTTCCCATGCAAAAATATTACCTTTTGCGGGAGCGGGTGCAGGCCGAACTGCCCAATGTCGTGCTGGACGAAGCGCCAATCGCGGCTGATTCCGAGTTGGCGCGCGTTCATGCGGTCGATTACATCGAGCGCGTCGCGACCGGAGCGCTGGATGCGCGCGAGCAGCGAGAGATTGGATTTCCGTGGTCGCCGGAAATGGTGGAGCGCTCCCGGCGCTCAGTTGGGGCGACTATCGCCGCTTGTCACGCCGCCCGCCAGGAGGGATTCGCGGTGAATCTGGCGGGCGGCACGCATCACTCATACAGCTCGCACGGCGGCGGGTTCTGTGTGTTCAACGACGCGGCCGTTGCTGCCCGGGCGCTACAAGCCGGGTCGCGGGCGGGCGGCCAGCGCATGCCGCACATAGCGATCGTCGATCTCGATGTGCATCAGGGCGACGGAACCGCCTCCATCTTCCAGAACGATCCTAGCGTTTTCACGCTCTCGTTACATGGCACATCGAATTACCCTTTTAGCAAGGAGATCGGCGATCTCGATGTCGCGCTGCCCGATGGCTGCGGGGACGACGCCTACGCTGAGGCGCTTTCCGGGGCTTTATCGACTATGTTCGAGCGCTTTGAACCCGTCATGCTGATCTATCTGGCAGGCGCCGATCCGCATGTCGACGACCGTCTGGGGCGCCTTGCGCTGAGCGTGGATGGCCTCGCCAAACGCGATTCCCTTGTATTCAGCGCCGCGGCCAGGCGAGATCTACCCGTGGCAATAACCATGGCCGGTGGTTACGGACGCGACATTGACGTCACCGTCGATATCCATCTCCAGACCATTCAGCTTGCCGCCGTCGCGTTCGGGGCCCGGCGCGATTCCTGCTCACCCGATACACTGCGTTCGGCAAATTTCATTTGA
- the pbpG gene encoding D-alanyl-D-alanine endopeptidase codes for MKTEMFSSLRVIHGVAVRTALSVAVSVALATSFAAAPVDAFAKTTTSKSTKKLTKGAVAAPQAKTVKSSKVAARTAKGAKVAQVAAVQDDEAPRAARRHRVSYRMDARGRRAAVRSVAFQPRPPTVGQAFGLHETPDSLALRSSVAYVVDQNTAETLFDKNSRAVVPIASITKLMTAMVVLDSKAPLTEEITVTDEDRDYEKFTGSRLSVGSELNREDMLHIALMASENRAAAALSRYYPNGRPGFIAAMNAKAKMLGMTDTHFENSTGLTSQNVSSARDLVKMVNAAYQYPLIRKFSTDRSYDVFTGKRNLAYNSTNALIRNPSWDIGLQKTGFINEAGECMVMQTTIHGRPVVMVLLDSSGKYSRFADAGRLRGFLESETAGEPHITSADAGGGGT; via the coding sequence ATGAAAACCGAAATGTTTTCGTCGCTCAGGGTGATCCACGGCGTTGCAGTCCGAACTGCGCTGTCGGTTGCCGTGTCGGTGGCGCTCGCGACGTCTTTCGCGGCGGCACCGGTCGACGCTTTTGCCAAGACCACAACCTCGAAATCCACCAAGAAGCTGACCAAAGGCGCAGTCGCTGCGCCGCAAGCTAAAACCGTCAAGTCATCGAAAGTCGCTGCGCGCACCGCGAAGGGTGCGAAGGTTGCTCAAGTCGCTGCGGTGCAGGACGACGAGGCGCCGCGCGCCGCGCGCCGGCATCGCGTAAGTTACCGCATGGACGCGCGCGGCCGCCGTGCCGCCGTGCGTTCGGTGGCGTTCCAGCCGCGTCCGCCGACCGTTGGCCAGGCATTCGGCCTGCACGAGACGCCGGACAGCCTTGCGTTGCGCTCGAGCGTTGCGTACGTGGTGGACCAGAACACAGCAGAAACGCTCTTCGATAAAAACTCGCGCGCCGTGGTGCCTATCGCTTCAATCACGAAGCTGATGACGGCCATGGTCGTGCTCGACTCGAAGGCGCCGCTGACCGAAGAAATCACGGTGACCGACGAAGATCGCGACTACGAGAAATTCACGGGTTCGCGGCTTTCCGTTGGCTCTGAGCTCAACCGCGAAGACATGCTGCATATCGCGCTGATGGCGTCGGAAAATCGCGCGGCCGCTGCGCTGTCGCGTTATTACCCGAATGGACGTCCTGGCTTTATCGCCGCGATGAACGCCAAAGCGAAGATGCTCGGCATGACCGACACGCACTTCGAAAACTCGACCGGCTTGACGAGCCAGAATGTCTCGAGCGCCCGCGATCTCGTGAAGATGGTGAACGCCGCTTATCAGTACCCGCTGATCCGCAAGTTCTCAACCGATCGCAGCTACGACGTGTTTACCGGCAAGCGCAATCTGGCCTACAACAGCACGAATGCGCTGATCCGGAATCCGAGCTGGGACATCGGCTTGCAGAAGACCGGTTTCATTAACGAAGCTGGCGAATGCATGGTGATGCAGACGACTATTCACGGCCGTCCGGTCGTGATGGTCTTGCTTGATTCGTCAGGCAAGTATTCGCGTTTCGCCGATGCCGGCCGTTTGCGCGGTTTCCTCGAGTCTGAGACTGCTGGCGAGCCGCATATCACCAGCGCTGATGCAGGCGGCGGCGGTACCTGA
- the fdx gene encoding ISC system 2Fe-2S type ferredoxin, whose amino-acid sequence MPQIVVLPHVELCPDGAVIDADTSKSICDNLLDNGIEIEHACEKSCACTTCHVIIREGFNALVPSEEDEDDLLDKAWGLEPTSRLSCQAMVPADEDLVVELPRYTINHAKENH is encoded by the coding sequence ATGCCTCAGATCGTAGTATTACCCCACGTTGAATTGTGTCCTGATGGCGCTGTGATCGACGCGGATACGTCGAAGAGCATTTGCGACAACCTGTTGGACAACGGCATCGAGATTGAACATGCGTGCGAAAAATCGTGCGCGTGCACGACGTGCCACGTGATTATTCGTGAGGGTTTCAACGCGCTTGTGCCGTCGGAAGAAGACGAGGACGATTTGCTCGATAAGGCCTGGGGACTTGAGCCGACGTCACGGTTATCATGTCAGGCGATGGTGCCGGCAGACGAGGATCTGGTTGTCGAGCTCCCGCGCTACACCATCAATCACGCCAAAGAGAATCACTGA
- a CDS encoding glycine zipper 2TM domain-containing protein, translated as MDNSNNMTTSSSPNPGAPRGRKIHPLVATAAGAVIVASLAATAAVTGLFPKASSTSPTNDQTQAAQVATQPAEPTVAQQQQAQQEQLAQEQAQQQAQQRAAAQAAQQQQQAAPQVAQQPVQQPNYAQQQPTQPAYCSSCGTVEAISAVRHEGQGTGIGAVGGAVAGGLIGNQFGRGGGRTGMTILGALGGGLGGNAVEKHLRSTTDYSVRVHMESGKTRYFTYHQAPPFNQGQRVRIENGTLVAG; from the coding sequence ATGGATAACAGTAACAACATGACCACATCGAGTTCACCCAACCCCGGCGCACCGCGCGGGCGCAAGATTCATCCGCTGGTGGCAACCGCCGCGGGCGCGGTGATCGTTGCCAGTCTTGCTGCCACGGCAGCGGTCACCGGACTGTTCCCGAAAGCGTCGAGCACGTCGCCAACCAACGATCAGACGCAAGCCGCGCAAGTAGCGACACAACCGGCCGAGCCTACCGTTGCTCAGCAACAGCAAGCGCAGCAGGAGCAGCTTGCTCAAGAACAAGCGCAGCAGCAAGCTCAGCAGCGCGCGGCAGCCCAAGCAGCCCAGCAGCAGCAACAAGCTGCGCCCCAAGTGGCGCAACAGCCTGTACAGCAGCCCAACTACGCACAGCAGCAGCCCACCCAACCCGCGTATTGCTCGAGTTGCGGTACGGTAGAAGCAATCTCGGCCGTACGGCATGAAGGCCAGGGAACCGGCATCGGTGCAGTAGGCGGCGCGGTTGCGGGCGGCCTTATCGGTAATCAGTTTGGACGCGGCGGCGGTCGAACGGGCATGACGATTCTCGGCGCACTCGGTGGTGGTTTGGGCGGTAATGCGGTCGAAAAACACCTGCGCAGCACCACCGATTATTCGGTGCGCGTGCACATGGAAAGCGGCAAGACGCGTTACTTCACATATCACCAGGCGCCTCCGTTCAACCAGGGTCAGCGCGTGCGTATCGAAAACGGCACACTGGTTGCAGGCTAA
- the iscU gene encoding Fe-S cluster assembly scaffold IscU: protein MAYSDKVLDHYENPRNVGSFGKDDDTVGTGMVGAPACGDVMKLQIRVGADGVIEDAKFKTYGCGSAIASSSLVTEWVKGKTLDQALTIKNTHIAEELALPPVKIHCSILAEDAIKAAVADYKQRHGASTAEAAPAEAKQHAA from the coding sequence ATGGCTTATAGCGACAAGGTTCTGGACCACTACGAAAACCCGCGCAATGTCGGTTCGTTCGGCAAGGACGACGACACGGTAGGCACCGGCATGGTTGGTGCGCCGGCATGCGGCGACGTGATGAAGCTGCAGATCCGCGTGGGCGCGGATGGCGTGATTGAAGATGCGAAGTTCAAGACGTATGGCTGCGGTTCGGCTATTGCTTCCAGCTCGCTCGTGACTGAGTGGGTGAAGGGCAAGACGCTGGATCAGGCGCTGACCATCAAGAACACGCACATTGCTGAAGAACTGGCACTGCCGCCGGTGAAGATTCACTGTTCCATCCTGGCCGAAGACGCAATCAAGGCTGCCGTCGCTGACTATAAGCAACGTCATGGCGCGAGTACGGCGGAAGCTGCTCCGGCTGAAGCGAAGCAACACGCGGCTTAA
- a CDS encoding IclR family transcriptional regulator: MSDTNPESRTSIQVIERMMRLLDALAAHTDPVSLKELSHSTSLHPSTAHRILNDMVTCRLVDRSDPGTYRLGMRLLELGNLVKARLSVREAAMPPMRELHRQTGQTVNLSVRQGDEIVYIERAYSERSGMQVVRAIGGRAPLHLTSVGKLFLAADESSRVRAYATRTGLSGHTQNSITDIGKLERELSFVRSQACARDNEELELGVRCIAAGIYDDTGRLVAGLSLSAPADRLQDSWLNQLSGTALEISRSLGYRPEASADSQQR, translated from the coding sequence ATGAGCGATACGAACCCGGAATCCCGAACGTCCATACAAGTGATCGAGCGCATGATGCGCTTGCTCGACGCGCTCGCCGCGCACACCGACCCGGTCAGCCTGAAAGAACTTTCACATAGCACGTCGCTGCATCCGTCCACCGCGCATCGCATCCTGAACGACATGGTGACGTGTCGCCTGGTCGACCGATCAGACCCCGGCACGTATCGGCTTGGCATGCGGCTGCTCGAGCTTGGCAATCTGGTCAAGGCGCGGCTCTCCGTGCGCGAGGCCGCCATGCCGCCCATGCGCGAACTGCATCGCCAGACAGGTCAGACTGTCAATCTCTCGGTGCGTCAAGGCGATGAGATCGTCTATATAGAACGAGCTTATTCGGAACGCTCCGGTATGCAGGTCGTGCGAGCGATCGGCGGCCGTGCGCCGCTGCACCTTACGTCGGTGGGAAAACTCTTTCTCGCGGCGGACGAATCCTCTCGCGTGCGCGCGTATGCCACGCGCACCGGCCTCTCCGGCCACACGCAGAACAGCATCACGGATATCGGCAAGCTCGAGCGCGAATTGTCATTCGTGCGCAGCCAGGCATGCGCCCGCGATAACGAGGAACTGGAACTGGGAGTACGCTGCATCGCCGCCGGCATCTACGACGACACCGGGCGGCTCGTCGCCGGCCTGTCGCTTTCGGCACCCGCGGACCGGCTGCAGGACTCATGGCTGAACCAATTGAGCGGCACTGCGCTGGAGATTTCGCGCTCGCTCGGATATCGCCCGGAAGCTAGCGCGGATTCGCAGCAGCGGTGA
- the iscR gene encoding Fe-S cluster assembly transcriptional regulator IscR, protein MRLTTKGRFAVTAMIDLALRQEQGPVTLAGISQRQHISLSYLEQLFGKLRRHEIVESVRGPGGGYNLARRAENVTVADIIIAVDEPIDATQCGGKGACEGTKQHDGHCMTHELWSTLNQKMVEYLDSVSLKDLVDQQRAREGSPAVLRDRRAESAGVEPVRVAPKGPNSVFNLAG, encoded by the coding sequence ATGAGACTCACCACGAAAGGCCGTTTCGCCGTCACGGCGATGATCGACTTGGCTTTGCGCCAGGAGCAGGGCCCGGTGACGCTGGCAGGAATCAGCCAGCGCCAGCATATCTCGTTGTCCTATCTCGAGCAGTTGTTCGGCAAGTTGCGCCGGCACGAGATCGTCGAGTCGGTGCGCGGTCCGGGTGGCGGATACAATCTCGCGCGCCGTGCCGAGAACGTCACGGTGGCGGACATCATTATTGCGGTGGACGAGCCTATCGACGCCACGCAATGCGGTGGCAAGGGTGCTTGCGAAGGCACCAAGCAGCACGACGGTCACTGCATGACCCACGAACTCTGGTCTACGCTCAATCAGAAGATGGTCGAGTATCTCGACTCGGTCTCGCTGAAAGATCTCGTCGACCAGCAGCGCGCACGTGAAGGATCGCCAGCGGTGTTGCGCGACCGGCGTGCCGAATCGGCGGGCGTGGAGCCTGTGCGCGTAGCGCCGAAAGGACCGAATTCCGTTTTCAACCTGGCCGGCTGA
- a CDS encoding IscS subfamily cysteine desulfurase, producing MNNDIPHLPIYMDYSATTPVDPRVVDKMIPYLREQFGNPASRSHQYGWDAERAVEEARENVAKLVNCDPREIIWTSGATESDNLAIKGAAHFYKSKGKHIITVKTEHKAVLDTCRELEREGFEVTYLDVKDDGLLDLDKLQAAIRPDTILVSVMSVNNEIGVIQDVTAIGEITRSKGIIFHVDAAQATGKIEIDLQKQKVDLMSFSAHKTYGPKGIGALFVRRKPRIRIEAQMHGGGHERGMRSGTLATHQIVGMGEAFRIAREEMAVENERVRMLRDRLLKGLQDMEEVYVNGDMDLRVPHNLNISFNFVEGESLIMAVKDVAVSSGSACTSASLEPSYVLRALGRNDELAHSSIRFTVGRFTTEQDVDYVINLLKSKIQKLRDLSPLWEMHKDGIDISSIQWAAH from the coding sequence ATGAACAACGACATTCCCCACCTGCCCATTTACATGGACTACAGCGCCACGACCCCGGTCGATCCGCGCGTGGTGGACAAGATGATTCCGTATCTGCGCGAGCAGTTCGGCAACCCGGCATCGCGTAGCCATCAATATGGCTGGGATGCGGAGCGGGCGGTCGAAGAGGCGCGCGAGAACGTCGCGAAGCTGGTCAATTGCGACCCGCGCGAAATCATCTGGACGTCGGGCGCCACCGAATCGGACAACCTCGCCATCAAGGGCGCGGCGCATTTCTACAAGAGCAAAGGTAAGCACATCATCACGGTGAAGACCGAGCACAAGGCCGTGCTCGATACCTGTCGTGAACTCGAACGCGAAGGTTTCGAAGTCACGTACCTGGATGTGAAGGACGACGGTTTGCTCGACCTGGACAAGCTTCAGGCAGCTATCCGCCCGGACACCATTCTGGTCTCGGTGATGAGCGTGAACAACGAAATCGGCGTGATCCAGGACGTGACCGCGATCGGCGAGATCACGCGTTCGAAGGGCATCATATTTCACGTCGATGCGGCGCAAGCGACAGGCAAGATCGAGATCGATCTGCAAAAGCAGAAGGTCGACCTGATGTCGTTTTCGGCTCACAAGACGTATGGCCCCAAGGGTATTGGCGCGTTGTTCGTACGTCGCAAGCCGCGGATCCGCATTGAAGCGCAGATGCACGGCGGCGGTCACGAGCGCGGCATGCGTTCGGGCACGCTGGCCACGCACCAGATCGTCGGCATGGGCGAGGCTTTCCGGATCGCGCGTGAAGAAATGGCCGTGGAAAACGAGCGGGTCCGCATGTTGCGCGATCGCTTGCTGAAGGGCTTGCAAGATATGGAAGAGGTTTATGTGAACGGAGACATGGATCTCCGCGTGCCGCATAACCTCAACATCAGCTTTAACTTCGTCGAAGGCGAGTCGTTGATCATGGCGGTCAAGGACGTGGCGGTATCGTCGGGTTCTGCATGTACGTCGGCTTCGTTGGAACCGTCTTATGTGCTGCGGGCGCTGGGTCGCAACGACGAACTCGCGCACAGCTCGATCCGTTTTACGGTCGGCCGCTTCACGACCGAGCAGGACGTCGATTACGTGATCAACTTGTTGAAGAGCAAGATTCAGAAGTTGCGTGATCTGTCGCCGCTTTGGGAAATGCATAAGGACGGTATCGACATTTCGTCGATCCAGTGGGCTGCGCATTAA
- a CDS encoding low molecular weight protein-tyrosine-phosphatase, producing MNTIAVCFVCLGNICRSPSAEAVMLHQVGRARLSDKIVVDSAGTGDWHIGQPPDDRAQSAARKRGYDLSPLRGRQISHEDFARFDLLIAMDDANAAALTEVCPPEYRDKIRLLMEFATRDDSRVVVDPYFGGDEGFERVLDQCEDACEGLLRALRTQLVA from the coding sequence ATGAACACTATCGCCGTCTGTTTTGTGTGCCTGGGCAATATCTGCCGTTCGCCGAGCGCCGAAGCGGTGATGCTGCATCAGGTGGGCCGGGCAAGGCTATCTGACAAGATCGTGGTGGATTCCGCCGGTACCGGCGATTGGCATATCGGCCAGCCGCCCGACGACCGCGCCCAGAGCGCTGCCAGGAAACGTGGTTATGACTTGTCGCCGCTGCGCGGCCGGCAGATCAGCCACGAAGATTTCGCCCGCTTCGATCTGCTTATCGCGATGGACGACGCAAACGCCGCCGCACTGACCGAAGTGTGTCCGCCAGAGTATCGCGACAAGATCCGGTTGCTGATGGAATTCGCGACCCGCGATGACAGCCGCGTGGTCGTCGACCCTTATTTTGGTGGCGACGAAGGCTTCGAGCGTGTGCTCGATCAGTGCGAGGATGCCTGCGAAGGCCTGCTGAGAGCGCTTCGCACACAATTGGTGGCGTGA
- the iscX gene encoding Fe-S cluster assembly protein IscX, with product MKWTDTQDIAMALTDTHQNVDPQFVRFTDLHRWVTELPGFDDDPERSNEKILEAIQAAWIEDADY from the coding sequence ATGAAGTGGACAGACACGCAGGATATCGCGATGGCACTGACCGACACGCATCAGAACGTCGATCCGCAATTCGTGCGATTTACGGATTTGCATCGCTGGGTGACGGAGCTGCCGGGATTCGACGACGACCCCGAGCGTTCCAACGAGAAGATTCTCGAAGCGATCCAGGCGGCGTGGATTGAAGACGCGGATTATTGA
- the hscB gene encoding Fe-S protein assembly co-chaperone HscB yields MATLNDSHFDLFDLPPTYAIDAKKLDDAYRTVQAQVHPDRFAAAGDAQKRVAMQWATRTNEAYQTLRDPLKRATYMLSLRGVHADAENNTAMEPAFLMQQMEWRENIEDAADAKNLGALEALLHELRDQERIRFGKLAALIDSHADQAASEAVRQLMFIERVASEIGAQIEKLD; encoded by the coding sequence ATGGCAACGCTCAACGACAGTCACTTCGATCTGTTCGACCTCCCGCCGACCTACGCCATCGATGCTAAAAAGCTCGATGACGCGTATCGCACGGTGCAGGCACAGGTTCATCCCGATCGTTTTGCGGCCGCTGGCGATGCGCAAAAACGCGTTGCGATGCAGTGGGCCACGCGGACGAACGAGGCGTATCAGACGCTGCGCGATCCGCTGAAGCGGGCAACCTATATGTTGTCGCTGCGCGGCGTGCATGCCGACGCGGAGAACAATACCGCGATGGAACCCGCCTTCCTGATGCAGCAAATGGAATGGCGCGAAAACATAGAGGACGCGGCGGACGCCAAAAATCTTGGCGCGCTCGAAGCCTTGCTTCATGAGCTGCGCGATCAGGAACGTATCCGATTCGGAAAACTGGCCGCGCTGATCGACAGCCACGCGGACCAGGCGGCGAGCGAAGCCGTGCGCCAGCTGATGTTCATAGAACGCGTGGCGAGCGAGATCGGCGCGCAGATCGAGAAGCTCGACTGA
- the hscA gene encoding Fe-S protein assembly chaperone HscA — protein MALLQISEPGMAPAPHQRRVAVGIDLGTTNSLVAAVRNSVAEVLPDEDGHYLLPSVVRYLEKGGRRIGRVAKEEAALDPRNTIVSVKRFMGRGKSEVEGAENAPYDFVDAPGMVQIRTIDGVKSPVEVSAEILATLRYRAEDTLADELVGAVITVPAYFDEAQRQATKDAAKLAGLNVLRLLNEPTAAAIAYGLDNASEGLYAVYDLGGGTFDLSILKLTKGVFEVLAAGGDSALGGDDFDAALYRHVLVKSKVTPATPEDVRLLLDRVRTAKEALSSTSEATIQATLSDDQQIDFTVSESDFATLTEALVARTLTPTRKALRDAKVAPAEIKGVVLVGGATRMPVIRRAVETYFGQPPLTNLDPDQVVALGAAIQADLLAGNRRGEGDDWLLLDVIPLSLGVETMGGLTEKIIPRNSTIPVARAQDFTTFKDGQTAMAIHVVQGERELVSDCRSLARFELRGIPAMAAGAARIRVTYQVDADGLLSVFAREQLSGVEASVVVKPSYGLADDDVARMLEESFTTAEVDMRARALREAQVDAQRLVEASQAALGVDGELLDEAERTNIEALIVKLAAVTGGDSVDAIETATKELAAATDEFAARRMNKSIRRALAGRRLDEV, from the coding sequence ATGGCTTTACTGCAAATTTCAGAACCCGGCATGGCTCCGGCGCCGCATCAGCGGCGGGTAGCTGTGGGCATCGACCTTGGTACGACCAATTCGCTGGTTGCCGCCGTGCGCAACAGCGTGGCTGAAGTGCTGCCCGACGAAGACGGCCATTACCTGCTGCCGTCGGTGGTCCGGTATCTGGAGAAGGGCGGCCGGCGTATCGGCCGCGTGGCGAAGGAAGAAGCGGCGCTCGATCCGCGCAACACCATTGTGTCGGTAAAGCGCTTCATGGGCCGCGGCAAAAGCGAAGTGGAAGGGGCGGAGAACGCGCCGTACGATTTCGTCGATGCGCCCGGCATGGTGCAGATTCGCACCATCGACGGCGTGAAAAGTCCGGTGGAAGTATCGGCAGAAATTCTCGCCACGCTGCGATATCGCGCGGAAGACACGCTTGCCGACGAGCTGGTCGGCGCGGTGATCACGGTGCCCGCGTACTTCGATGAAGCCCAGCGGCAAGCCACCAAAGACGCCGCGAAACTAGCCGGTTTGAACGTGCTGCGCCTGTTGAACGAACCGACCGCCGCGGCGATTGCGTACGGGCTGGACAATGCTTCGGAAGGGTTGTACGCCGTGTATGACCTGGGCGGCGGCACCTTCGATTTGTCGATTCTCAAGCTCACCAAAGGTGTGTTCGAAGTGCTCGCAGCGGGCGGCGATTCAGCGCTCGGCGGCGACGATTTCGATGCGGCGTTGTATCGGCACGTGCTGGTGAAATCCAAGGTAACGCCCGCTACGCCGGAAGACGTGCGGCTGTTGCTGGACCGCGTGCGAACGGCCAAGGAAGCGCTGTCGAGTACATCTGAGGCCACCATTCAGGCCACGTTGTCCGACGATCAGCAAATCGATTTCACGGTCTCCGAAAGCGACTTCGCCACGCTGACTGAAGCACTGGTCGCCCGCACCTTGACTCCCACGCGCAAGGCCTTGCGCGACGCCAAGGTGGCGCCGGCCGAGATCAAGGGTGTGGTGCTCGTCGGTGGCGCCACGCGCATGCCGGTGATCCGCCGCGCGGTGGAAACGTATTTCGGCCAGCCGCCGTTGACCAATCTCGATCCCGATCAGGTCGTGGCGCTCGGTGCCGCCATCCAGGCGGACTTGCTGGCGGGAAATCGTCGCGGTGAAGGCGATGACTGGCTGCTGCTCGATGTCATTCCGCTGTCGCTGGGCGTTGAGACCATGGGCGGATTAACCGAGAAAATCATCCCGCGCAACTCGACCATTCCGGTCGCGCGCGCTCAGGATTTCACCACCTTCAAAGACGGCCAGACGGCGATGGCCATCCACGTCGTGCAAGGCGAGCGCGAGCTGGTCTCGGACTGCCGTTCGCTCGCGCGCTTCGAGTTAAGGGGCATTCCCGCCATGGCCGCCGGTGCTGCGCGTATTCGCGTGACGTACCAGGTAGACGCGGACGGGTTGTTGTCCGTGTTCGCGCGTGAGCAGTTGTCGGGAGTAGAAGCGTCGGTGGTCGTAAAACCATCCTACGGCCTCGCCGATGACGACGTCGCGCGCATGCTGGAAGAAAGCTTCACGACCGCCGAAGTCGACATGCGCGCTCGCGCATTGCGCGAGGCTCAGGTCGACGCGCAACGCCTGGTAGAAGCATCGCAGGCGGCGCTCGGCGTTGACGGCGAATTGCTGGACGAAGCGGAGCGAACCAACATTGAAGCGCTGATCGTCAAGCTCGCGGCGGTCACGGGCGGGGACAGTGTTGATGCCATTGAAACGGCGACGAAGGAGCTTGCCGCCGCCACCGATGAATTCGCTGCCCGTCGCATGAACAAGAGCATTCGCCGCGCGCTGGCCGGCCGCAGGCTCGACGAAGTCTGA